The following coding sequences lie in one Eschrichtius robustus isolate mEscRob2 chromosome 17, mEscRob2.pri, whole genome shotgun sequence genomic window:
- the LOC137751545 gene encoding speriolin-like, with protein MSLLSSYEGLRQEIQRLAQENQELRRLVQLIQENQELKLVLRNRGSSLSFCSSGLLAEVTASPRLPRRRTIKFKDAERGAWARAVGVSSGTHRLHSLSRAGQRKVGETPAPVGPCPVRC; from the coding sequence ATGTCCCTCCTCAGCAGCTACGAGGGCCTGCGGCAGGAGATCCAGCGGCTGGCACAGGAGAACCAAGAGCTGCGGCGGCTGGTGCAGCTCATCCAGGAGAACCAGGAGCTGAAGCTGGTGCTCAGGAACCGGGGCAGCAGCCTGAGCTTCTGCAGCTCCGGGCTCCTGGCCGAGGTGACCgccagcccccgcttgccccggCGCAGAACCATCAAGTTCAAGGATGCTGAAAGAGGTGCGTGGGCCAGGGCCGTGGGGGTCTCCTCAGGGACCCACAGGCTGCACTCGTTGAGCCGTGCAGGACAGCGAAAAGTGGGAGAAACTCCTGCTCCCGTGGGGCCGTGTCCTGTCAGGTGCTGA
- the EXOSC4 gene encoding exosome complex component RRP41: MAGLELLSDQGYRVDGRRAGELRKIQARMGVFAQADGSAYIEQGNTKALAVVYGPHEIRGSRARALPDRALVNCQYSSATFSTGERKRRPHGDRKSCEMGLQLRQTFEAAVLTQLHPRSQIDIYVQVLQADGGTYAACVNAATLAVLDAGIPMRDFVCACSAGFVDGTALADLSHVEEAAGGPQLALALLPSSGQIALLEMDARLHEDHLEQVLEAAAHAARDVHTLLDRVVRQHVQEASVLLGD; the protein is encoded by the exons ATGGCGGGGCTGGAGCTTCTGTCGGACCAGGGCTACCGGGTGGACGGGCGGCGCGCCGGGGAGCTGCGTAAGATCCAGGCGCGGATGGGTGTATTCGCGCAGGCCGACGGCTCGGCCTACATCGAGCAGGGCAACACCAAGGCGCTAGCGGTGGTCTACGGGCCTCACGAG ATCCGGGGCTCCCGGGCACGAGCCCTGCCTGACAGGGCCCTGGTGAACTGTCAGTACAGTTCTGCGACCTTCAGCACAGGCGAGCGCAAGCGGCGGCCACATGGGGACCGTAAATCCTGCGAGATGGGCCTGCAGCTGCGTCAAACCTTCGAGGCAGCCGTCCTTACGCAGCTGCATCCACGCTCCCAGATTGATATCTATGTGCAG GTGCTGCAGGCAGATGGTGGGACCTACGCGGCTTGTGTGAATGCAGCCACGCTGGCAGTGTTGGATGCAGGGATTCCCATGCGGGACTTTGTGTGTGCCTGCTCAGCTGGCTTTGTGGATGGAACAGCCCTGGCAGACCTCAGCCACGTGGAGGAAGCAGCTGGTGGCCCCcagctggccctggccctgcTACCGTCCTCAGGCCAGATTGCACTGCTTGAGATGGATGCCAGGCTGCATGAGGACCACCTGGAGCAGGTGCTAGAGGCTGCTGCCCACGCTGCCCGAGACGTACATACCCTACTGGACCGTGTGGTCCGGCAGCACGTCCAAGAGGCCTCTGTCTTGCTGGGGGACTGA
- the GPAA1 gene encoding glycosylphosphatidylinositol anchor attachment 1 protein yields the protein MGLLSDPVRRRALARLVLRLNAPLCVLSYVAGITWFLALAFPPLTQRTYMSENAMGSTMVEEQFVGGDRARSFARDFAAHRRKSGALPVAWLERTMRSVGLEVYTQSFSRKLPFPDETHERYMVSGINVYGILRAPRAASTESLVLTVPCGPESTNSQAVGLMLALAAHFRGQIYWAKDIIFLVTEHDLLGSEAWLEAYHDVNVTGVQSSPLQGRAGAIQAAVALELSSDVVTSLDVAVEGLNGQLPNLDLLNLFQTFCQKGGLLCTLQGKLQPQDWPSVDGPLQGVQTLLLMVLQQASGHPHGAHGLFLRYRVEALTLRGINSFRQYKYDLVAVGKALEGMFRKLNHLLERLHQSFFFYLLPALSRFVSIGLYMPAAGFLLLVLGLKALELWMQLHEAGVGPEQAGRTSGSSPPLPATQRVGLASLVAPLLISQAVGLALYVLPVLGQHVAAQHFPVAEAEAVVLTLLAVYAAGLALPHSTHWVASTQAPDRSWMALKLVALIYLALQLACITLTNFSLGFLLAATMVPGAALTKPSGPRPLCAALLVLTSPAATLLGGLFLWQQLQEAPLSPAEGWRLFLAALAQGVLEHHTYGALLFPLLALGLYPCWLLFWNVLFWK from the exons ATGGGCCTCCTGTCGGACCCGGTGCGCCGGCGCGCGCTTGCCCGCCTCGTGCTGCGCCTCAACGCGCCGCTCTG CGTGCTGAGCTACGTGGCGGGCATCACCTGGTTTCTGGCGCTGGCTTTCCCGCCGCTGACCCAGCGCACTTACATGTCGGAGAACGCCATGGGCTCCACCATGGTGGAGGAGCAGTTTGTGGGCGGAGACCGTGCCCGAAGCTTTGCCCGGGACTTCGCTGCCCACCGCAGGAAGTCGGG GGCTCTGCCAGTAGCTTGGCTGGAGCGGACGATGCGGTCAGTGGGGCTGGAGGTCTACACACAGAGTTTCTCCCGGAAACTGCCCTTTCCAGATGAGACTCACGAGCGCTAT ATGGTGTCGGGCATCAACGTGTACGGCATCCTTCGGGCACCGCGCGCTGCCAGCACTGAGTCCCTGGTGCTCACCGTGCCCTGTGGCCCTGAGTCTACCAACAGCCAGGCTGTGGGGCTGATGCTGGCACTTGCTGCCCACTTCCGGG GACAGATTTACTGGGCCAAAGACATCATCTTTTTGGTGACAGAACACGACCTTCTGGGCTCTGAGGCTTGGCTTGAAGCCTACCACGACGTCAATGTCACTG GTGTGCAGTCATCCCCTCTGCAGGGCCGGGCTGGGGCCATCCAGGCAGCCGTGGCCCTGGAGCTGAGCAGTGATGTGGTCACTAGCCTCGACGTGGCTGTGGAGGGACTCAACGGACAGCTGCCCAACCTGGACCTGCTCAACCTCTTCCAGACCTTCTGCCAGAAAGGGGGGCTCCTGTGCACGCTGCAGGGCAAG CTGCAGCCCCAGGACTGGCCGTCAGTGGACGGGCCGCTGCAGGGTGTGCAAACGCTGCTGCTCATGGTTCTGCAGCAGGCCTCTGGCCACCCCCACGGCGCCCATGGCCTCTTCCTGCGCTACCGCGTGGAAGCCCTAACACTCCGTGGCATCAATAGCTTCCGCCAGTATAAGTATGACCTGGTGGCAGTAGGCAA GGCTCTGGAGGGCATGTTCCGCAAACTCAACCACCTCCTGGAGCGCCTGCACCAGTCCTTCTTCTTCTACCTGCTCCCTGCGCTCTCCCGCTTCGTCTCCATCGGCCTCTACATGCCTGCCGCCGGCTTTTTGCTCCTGGTCCTCGGTCTCAAG GCTCTGGAACTGTGGATGCAGCTGCATGAGGCTGGAGTGGGTCCTGAGCAGGCTGGGAGGACCTCTGGGTCCAGTCCTCCCCTCCCTGCAACACAG CGCGTGGGGCTGGCCTCGCTTGTGGCACCCTTGCTGATCTCCCAGGCTGTGGGCCTGGCCCTCTACGTCCTCCCAGTGCTGGGTCAACACGTGGCTGCCCAGCATTTCCCCGTGGCTGAGGCGGAGGCGGTGGTGCTGACGCTGCTGGCCGTCTATGCAGCCGGCCTGGCCCTTCCACACAGCACCCACTG GGTGGCGAGCACACAGGCCCCGGACAGGAGCTGGATGGCGCTGAAGCTGGTGGCCCTGATCTACCTGGCACTACAGCTGGCCTGCATCACCCTCACCAACTTCTCCCTGGGCTTTCTGCTGGCTGCCACCATGGTGCCCGGCGCTGCACTCACCAAGCCCTCCGGGCCCCG GCCGCTGTGTGCTGCCCTGCTGGTGCTGACAAGCCCAGCAGCCACACTCCTGGGCGGCCTGTTCCTGtggcagcagctgcaggaggcacCGCTTTCCCCGGCCGAGGGCTGGCGGCTCTTCCTGGCCGCGCTGGCTCAGGGCGTGCTGGAACACCACACCTACGGTGCCCTGCTCTTCCCGCTGCTGGCGCTGGGCCTCTACCCCTGCTGGCTGCTCTTCTGGAATGTGCTCTTCTGGAAGTGA